The genomic region TTGATAACTGTTTGGATGTACGGAGAAACTGAGCTGTTACATTTTTCAGAAAGTACATTCCCTGTTAAGCCTGTTTtcgtgaacactgtagctgcgCACTCAATTTAAgacttttaaatatattttctagacccaaacaaaagaaaagcaaacaccatttttttatcaatataaaaaaatcactgaaCACAACACATCTGGAGATCTGGTGAAGTATTCAGACATGCCATCCAAAATGTAACCCTCCTCACTGTAACAATAAGACTTTATaagacattacatttttaaagaccGAATTTAAGACTTGTTATGAGTTTTTAAGGATCAGTGGAAACCCTGTTGATGAGCATCCTGATGAATAACAATTACTGGGAATTACTGACGCAACTAGTTAACGCCAGAGTGTTGATTTATAACTTTGCATTCAGTAACCCCTCACTCCCTCCCACTCCGTCTTTCCAAAAAATCAGCCAAAGTGTCGATATCACACGATCTGACCATAAACCAGCCTCTCAAAAGACTAAAAAGTTTATATTCAGTCATATTTTCATGGCACTGCACTTACTTGATTCTGCTCAGTGACTCCTCAGAAGCTAAGCTTCATAAAAACAGTTACAATTCAAGACAAACAGTGTGTTTCCTCCAAACGAGTGACCATCAGGAaaaatgtggtctacttttcaGCCTCATAAACTCATCTACACCCAGAACCAGAACTCAGAGGGCGTCTGTAGCACTGTGATGGATTActtactctcctctcctctactctTTCCCTCTCACCCTCCCTGTATCTTCATCACTAAGTCAAACTTCGTCAAACCTTAAAGGTGCTTCAGAGAGTTTTAAACCTCACCTGCACGGCGAAGGTCCCAAGAACAATGGTGCAGAAGATTGGGTTGGCGAATATCCCGTCAAAGACGTTCCTCTCTCCGTGGATCTTACGGGCATTAATCTCGTTGAACAGCTGCATGAGGACGAAGGTGTTGAAGATGATGGTGTAGTGCTCGGAGGGCGGGGAGTGGAGCGGAGCGTTACGGCCGCTGTCGATGTTAAACATGCGCTCGcctagaggaggaagagaaggaggaggaagaagaggagaaggaagaggacgAAGAGGTggatgagaaaaaaaggaacaggggaataagggggaggaggaggttaagaagaggatgaagatgaggaagaggagaacgAGGATGAaaatgagaaggaggagaaggaggaagaggacaaaGAGAAGTAGGAGGAGGGAAAggtgaatgaaataaagaaagaagaaaagagagaggaggaaaatggggagaagatgatgaagaggatgaagaggagtgtTTGATCGGCTACTGAATAAAGACTCTGACCTGTGGATGCTGCAGAAAtggaacctgtgtgtgtgtgtgtgtgtgtgtgtgtgtgtgtgtgtgtgtgtgtgtgtgtgtgtgtgtgtgtgtgtgtgtttgtgtgtgtgtgtgtgtttgtgtgtgtgtgtgtgtttgtgtgtgtatgtgtgtgtgtgtgtgtgtgtgtacctatGAACAGCAGGGTGAAGATGATGACGAGCTGATACACTCCATGTCCCAGGATGTTCTTCATCATGGTCAGAGAAATGAGCGGGTTGTTGCGTCCGTATGGTTTCCGTAGTAACAGGTCCTCGGTGGGGGGCTCAGTGGCAAGAGCGAGAGAGGCAAAGGTGTCCATGATCAGATTGACCCAGAGCATCTGCACCGCCTTCAGAGGGgagtcctacacacacacacacacacacacacacacacacacacacacacacacacacacacacacaaaaacaaagtgtgagTCAGGCCACTGGTACACTGGAGTCCAGATTCATTAACACAGAGCGTGGTGATGGAACAAACACTAGTGGGTGTTTTTACAGCTGCAGGCAGATTCTCTCTGGGCCCCTTATTTCAACTCACATCTGCTACAATCTGctaaactgtacctttaaacgcTACACACTCTACCTTTAACTACTACAcagtgtacctttaaatactagacactgtacttttaaatactagacactgtacctttaaatgctacacatcTCTGCacaagttgtgtgtgtgtgtgtgtgtgtgtgtgtgtgtgtgtgtgtgtgtgtgtgtgtgtgtgtgtgttgtgtgtgtgtgtgtgtgtacctgtgttatGTGTCTGTACTGTGTGATGTGTATCTGTTATGTGTGTTTGGGTACCTGTGTGATGCAGGCCCCTGTGAAGGCCACGATCACAGCCACCACATTGACAGTGAGCTGGAACTGCAGGAACTTGGAGATGCTGTCGTAGACGTTTCGTCCCCACATCACAGCCTTCACGATGCTGCTGAAGTTGTCATCAGTCAGGATGATGTCAGACGCCTCCTTTGCGACGTCCGTACCTGCGATACCCTGAGACATGGCGAGAAGAAGACACATGAGACATAAGCACACGCTGCTCAGATTAAATATAATATCCTTGCATGTTATTACTGGAATAATCCTTTGATATACACATAACTTAAAACTTTCAGTAAATCTGTTGAGTTTATTGTGTGTACGTCTGTAACACACACGTCAATATAGAGTCAAATGCAGGTTACCATGGCAAAGCCCACATCGGCCTTCTTTAAAGCTGGTCCATCATTGGTTCCATCTCCTGTTACTGCAACTACCTGCCTCTGCTCTATGACGGTACTGTCGATGATTCCTGAAAACAGTGAGTGAGGACACCACAGTGGTTCAGTGTGAGTGAATAAATGATGAAGAGCTTTTTACATGAAATTGCATGAAGAATATTAAACTTTAGACACACCTTTAAccagagtgtgtttgtctgtaggCGAGGATCGAGCCAGAACGCGGAGCTTGGGCCAGATCTTATCGATACGCTCCTGTTCGATCTGatcagagaagagaaagaaaaggagtgaTGATGATTCACATTGCGACAGAGTGTGAGGACGTCTCTGCTTTCACTAGATGTCACTGTTAACAGGTTCAAAACACACAGGTGTGATAGAAGAACCCAGAGACACACTCGACCTTCATACTGAAAGTCTGACAGAACCATCACTTCACGTCATCACGTCATCACGTCATCACGTCATCACGTCATCACGTCATCACGTCATCATGTCATCACGTCATCACGTCATCACACCATCCCGCCATTTCTTACTGAGCTCACAAACATATTACATTTgtatcccagtgtgtgatttcatatTGGGTTACTGCTTTGTGGAAGCATGAGAGGTAAACACAGCaggagcttcacacacacacacacacacacacacacacacacacacacacacacacacacacacacacacacacacacacacacacacacacacagcactgttcTGCTGGCTCACAGTGATCCTGGGTCGCCTCTGTAATTACATCTGATGGCGGCACATCAGGGGGACAGCTTGATCCTACAATCACACCTCTGAGacatattttcaatattttgttttaaacagaTTTTTGGGGTTTAAAGGACTAAAAGACACAAAGGATTTTAATCCTTGGGGGAAGTTTTTCGGATCAAAGTGTgtccactgaaaactgaaaacagcctgttccAGACGATTTGTTGCATTTGTGACTTCAGATCAAATACCACCTTTTCATTTCACAAAATGAACTGAACGATGATGAAAACAATCCACAGTTACAGCCCtgctaaataaatatttcacctAATGAGTGTAAAGCTGTTAGAATTAAAAATGAGGAGTTTGTTGTTGATGCTTAGTGGTCGCTGTGTGAGGGTTTAAGGGTTGCTGTGAAAACTGAAATGTTCTCCAGGTTagaaaaagtgactaaaatccTTAAGCAAAAAGCTTTTAACGGCAGAATTTATTTGTAGAGTTTGAAAGTCAGTAAAATCACCAATGTAAGaaattctgtttttgtgtcactGCTGCACACTTTTTTAGCCTCGCTCTTACAATGAtccctcttcatgacctacagagTAAAATCTGATTATTTCTTCATACTGAGTTTTAGTTCCTGGGTTCGGGTCAGATTTTCTGTGAACAAAGCTGAGAAGATAGCTCTGCTCATACAGTTTGTCAGTGAGAAGATCTGTCACATCCGGCATTTTGTAAACATGAActattaaaagattaaaaataaggAAACGATTTAACTGTATGTAAGTTTCCcgtgctctgacccttcagacCTCTCACCTCTCCTTTCTCGTTCCTGATTCGTCGGTTGAAGTCTTTGCCCTCCAGACAGATGAAGTCGTCTCCGGGGTGGATGATGCCACATTTAGCAGCAATGGCCCTGGCTGTGTTGATGTTATCACCAGTCACCATCCGCACCGTGATGCCCGCACGCTGACACTTACGAATGGCATCAGGAACCTTCAGAGGGGACAACACAATGCCAATCACCTTTGAAGCACAGGTTCTGATTAATCTTTTAAAAGTCACTGACTGTCCCTTTACCTCAGGCCTCACAGGGTCCTCAATCCCCACCACAGTGATGCAGGTCAGCTCTGTCACGATCTCTGCCTCGTTGTCCCACTCTGGTTCTGGATTGGCTGGCAGGTCACGGAATGCGATGCAGATTGTCCTCAAGCCTTCACACGCCATTGGCTCAATCACCTGTTAATCAATCATTCAGCAGTTTGAAAAGATGGACAAACATATTTCAGCTCAGCAAATGTCCCGTAGTGCTTCAAACGGAGTTACACTGCGAGCACTCAGTCTGAAGTTTCTGTGCGCTGACCTTGTGAGTACCTTGGTGGGAATGTTTGTGACACGGCTGAGGGGAGAAGCCCCGCGGCTCCCCGCAGACAGCAGAGGGAAGACAGCGTGACGGAGAGAGGAGGTGACATAAAGACGCCAAAATGCAAACTGAACTAGTGAGCTGGAATAAAGTTGTGTAAGGAGCAGAGTTATTTTTCTCTGGGCACAAGCTGTGTTCATCATGAGCCAGATTTAGGTCAGTTAGCCCATCAGTCagcaaaacaacactcaacacgGACTGCACGAGCGCTGAAATACAGGAAGAGGAACCAGACTGATACAGCACGGCAGATTATTTATGAATATTTGTAATGTACGATGGTCTGCTGATGCTGACGACACCACAGCCTCGTGTCAACCATCGTCCCTCTGCTGCCTATCACTGGTGTTCCCCTGTCCTTGTTGACCAAACCTTGCTGGTCTCACTGGCTCTCAGTATCTCATTAGCTCAAACTCGGCATGAGTGAACGTCGAGATGCTGCTTCATACTTCTGTTCTACCACATCTcccaaaaacatttcaaaccgCTGCGATACCAGAGAGACATTACCTTTTACTTTCAACTTGttttctctgagtgtgtgtctgtgtgtgtgtgtgtgtgtgtgtgtgtgtgtgtgtgtgtgtgtgtgtgtgtgtgtgtgtgtgtgtgtgtgtgcactcccTCTGGCTGGTTGGACCTCCTCATTAAGAATTCTTCCAAAGACACATTTTCCCTCTGAACTTCTCAGATAGTTTCATTAAATTTTAGTTTGAGGCTCACATCATCTCCAGCCTGCTGCACGAAACCTTGATGTACAGTTTGACAGCGAGTCATGCTCGTCCAGTCGTGTTTTAATCCTCTCTGAAATACTGTAGGAACAGGATCTGTTTTAAATTCTGGAGGAGCTGTTGTGCTCACTTTTATCTCCTCGTCTCTAAACGACTGCagactgaactgaactgaactccGCTGCCCTACTTTCAACTTGAACCAAACAGTACAAACAGATCAACACTGTTCCAGTCGTGTTTCATCGTCTGTTTGTATCTAAGATTTAACATCGACTGCCTTTATGTTTTAAGAGGGATGTTATCATCTCATCAGAGTCAGTCGTAACTAAAAGCACTGGCATCACTGCTTCACTGAGCCGAACTGCTCATGCAGGATGTGCGTCTGCTCTGACCTGTTAATCCTGGAGttgaagtaaaaataaagagttTCTATGACGCACAGTATGAAGTTAGAGCAGGGAATTAGCTGATTTCTCTCTGCTTCCAGTCTAAGCAGCTTTACATTCAGGGGGGCAGTTCACTAAAAATGAATTGTAGCTGCAAACAGCATCAAGACTTGTGCAGCATTTTCTCCTgctatctgctccatctcaagGTCAGATTCACGAAGCATGCTGCTTCAACGATATTCAGCCTCagagcagctctgtgcagtgtgcttttgttttgcgtctgattgtggagatgagctgtcagcatctcagCTCTCTGCTGTACAGAGCTGAGCTGTGTCCTCTCATCCTGACACAGATGATGAGCTGGATGGAGAGTAGACACTACCAACAGTGTACGAGAAGATAATCATTACAGAACTATCATCTCAGTTTAACCTTTCTTACTCCATGTGGCAAGTTAGCACGAGCAGCCAAGACCACACATGTAGAAAAGTGTATACAGGTATGTAACCTGTTAATAACTGATATTCTGATCACTGAAAAGTTTGAGCGTATATTGTCCTCTATAAACACTGTGGCGTAATTAACACTAACTTCAAGCACATGGCTTTCAGCATGAGAGTTAGAgagtatacatatatataactctgtttaaaacacatgaaaatacattttaatattggACATTTACTGTAAAGTTTGCGTtttgctgaaaaaaagaaatcttaGGCAAAAAAAATTGTAGTTTAATTTTGAATAAACCCttataaatattgttttttaaataagttttctgcctttctttgtggcCAGATGAATCCTTAAGTTAgggttagttaacagttaatcaacaaaagcagtagcagcaggtttgttgataacagcacaggaaacacagccacatgtgcatatAGGCAggcattttctgcagaccagctaaattaagtatgaagccACATTTAAACACTTCAAGAGACAGTGAGGGGCGTGAGTCTATGGCACCTTTTATTTTGGGGATCACCTttaagtttgggaacccctgcaataTCATATTATAATATTTGGTCTTGGTCATGAagtcttctgtttttaattcaaaggCAATTTTGCAGACTGCTTCACATCCATCAGCACCCAAGAGAAAAGATGTAAACCCACCTTCGATGAGTGAACCATCAAGGAAAGTTAAACTCACTCAAACCTTTGAAGAGTTTTAACTGGATACTTTCAAGTTTACATCGATCTGCTctaaaaacagcagagagcaAGAGGTCAAAATTCAGGGGGCAGATTACTGCACGATCTCTGTCTATAAACCCAACTAAAGACTTTAGGAACATAAAGTAACTCAGCAGAGATTATAAGTGCTGAGTTACCCGTCAACAGTTAAAGACTGAATAATAAAGAAGTGATCCAAGCAGCAGTGATGATGGGCGGACACTttactgagaggagagagacagaggcttCGTCTCATGAGGAGAACTCAGACAGATATAtcgttgtttgttttttcactttgaaaaGCATTAATGTATAGTTTTTTTCATGCTGTCATTAAGTCTTTAACGTTGTGTATCTGTTTCCTGTATGTTAGATTTAAAACTATTAATTACACACATAAAACGTTTTTCTTTATGCTTGaatgttataaaataaatatgaatcacATAAAGAAAACAATCCCATGCACATCAGATCTTCAAACCATCACGTCTCACCTGTTTGACCATCTCGTCTCTGTCACGGGGGCGGAAGCTGCGCGGCTCTCCGTTGGCTTCAAGGACGTAGGAACACCTGGAGACAGACGGAGGACAGAAAATAGATGTTGTCtcttaaactttaaacacagcTCGCTCTGAACTTTACCACCCCGTCTGATTCACAGATCTGATGTAACTCCACCACCTCTCTAATCCTCCTCCGTCACTCACTTCTTCAGCATGATCTCAGAGGCTCCTTTGCTGTAGAGGCGGAAGGATCCATCAGGCAGTTTGATCACTGTGCTCATGGACTTACGGACAGAGTTGAATGTGTACACCttagggagagagagggagagaggtgtaTGTTATTACCTgagcagaggaaagagagatgtTCATAAAACATAAAGAATCAGCTCCTCTCCTGTCGTTTGTTAAGAGCGTGATGCTGATGCCCCTTCACTGCTGTGAACTGATGAATTATATCCTGCTATGTGATCTTTGAGCactaacaacacaacacagagtcAGTCACTGCATGAATGAAAATGCTGGATACTGAATATTTAGAAATGAAAGTTACATCTCTATCTGCAgctttaagggcctgtgtctacTAACAGCATGTTTTGCACTAGCAGCTCCAACTATCTGAACAAACCAACACAGCTCAGTGTTTTCAGCTTCAGCTATTTTTTGTCACTGCACTTGAAACAATCTAGTTGATAATAGTTAAACTTTTGAATACTGGCATGATTCTCAGTGTCACTTCTCCATCattaaccaatcaaaatcaagaagagggcatttgtggcctagcggtctaagcgtgcaccccatgtacagactGTAGTCCTCGCGGCAGCGGTcacaggttcaactcccggcccctaccatttcttgcatgtcttcccccgttctcttctccctacatttcctgtctctctccagctgttctATCCAATTAAGGCAAAAACTGaactacgtttttttttttaaatcaagaatgggcgggacttctgatatccgCTCTGTCAACAATAGCGGCGGAGGTCAGTACTGAGGAGAAACTATCCACGCTTGTTTTCCTGAGGTTCAGTTTCCAGGTctcgagctgctgctgctgctgctacaacaGGATTTCTATCTTTTGTTTGTACatttcttctttgcttttatttttgtttttaaataaaattaatagtaatacataatttattttcatactgagcattaaaaaacagagttaaCAGGCATTACTGAGGGAAGTGCAGCAGTACAACTTTAGGAACACTGTACACTGATGAAAGAGCTCTGAGGGTGTGGGCGCTGCACAGGGTTACTGGAAACAGCCCTAATTAGgtccaaaacacattttaataaaacatgaagagTTTCCTCTACTTTTGCCTGTTAATTCATTGATGTATTTATGGAAATATACTGTAGGATGAATATCTTAGAAATAACAGAAATTGAGCTTGTAACAGCTCACATCCTGTGAAGCTGAAGTTTGAAGTTGAACCTTTTTTTGTTGAATGTTTTCTTGATTACTTTCATTATTGTTAAAGAGGGCTTTTTTGCTCCTTGTTGCTTTTAATGTAAATTGTTGTCTGTGTCTTtctgaagcactttgagttCCTCAGTGttagaaatgtactttatgaatAAAGCTGCATGCATGCTTCCTGCAGCCACGTCCGCAGAGGACCAACCATGGAGTCTTGAAGTCCAACAGAATTAAAGGTTTCCTTCACATGCAAAGATAAGACATCAAAGGGGCAAAGATGCTCTAAGTGAGATTCAGCAGACACACTGTGATAACTTtctgttaaagctgcaggaGAAAATGTTTACATCACTTTACATAACGTGAAATGCTGTGTTGATGCTGTGTGGCCGCGGTGCAGCGCCCCTACCTTGTACAGTCTCTCCTCGGGGATCTGCTCTCTGACAGGTGCGTAGTCCTGCTGCAGGTCTAAAACAAATCCCAGCAGGCCACACTCTGTCTTGTTGCCCACCTGCTTAGCCAGACCCCCCTCCACATCAGGGGgctgagagagaagaagaggagggggtcAATTATAGAggtgagggaggaaggaaggaaggaagggagggaacaggaaagaagaaagaaaaataaaggagaaattaaaatactgacaaacatTCACCAGAACAGggctcacaaaaacacagaaaacagacagaagatGTTCTCTGAGAAACAAtaccatctgtgtgtgtgtgtgtgtgtgtgtgtgtgtgtgtgtgtgtgtgtgtgtgtgtgtgtgtgtgtgtgtgtgcgtgtgtgtgcatgactcACCATGATCTTGGAGGTGTAGGCGCTGTTGATAGCAATAGCATTGACTAACAGATCCAGAGTCCGGGGGTTGATCTGCCCGGGGTCCGGGACCACACGGTGATGAACCTCACCTGGAGAACAACAGAAGTCTGAATTTAACATGCAGCAGTTATAATCTCTCTAAACTCAGCCTGCaacctccctctgctctctgacATAACTCTGATACATGAACAGGTACCAatgaggtcagtgtgtgtggacaCATAGGAGCATTTATATTCTGCCATTtacaatatagaaatataaGAAGCCAGCTTCAGAAAAAGGGCTTTGTGTTCATGTATAATGGCTTCAGGTGAGTCAAACACATTCATGGTAAAGTACACGATGAATGCAGACCCTCTTCTCTGAAAGAAATGTTTCTTGCTCACCGAGGAACGTCTGCACCACGGTCATACGGTTGGTGGTGAGGGTGCCCGTCTTGTCGGAGCAGATGGCCGTGGCGTTCCCCATCGTCTCACACGCATCCAGGTGGCGTACGAGGTTGTTGTCCTTCATCATTTTCTAAATGTGAGAGAGTGATGGAGAGCAGACGGGATGGGATAGAGGGGTGGAAGGGGCAGGGCGggcgggagagagagatgattaaATGAGAGGTATGTGACATTTatcagtttctgtttgcatTAAAGACTTCAGTGGTTTCTTATTTACTCCTTTTTGGCCTTCACTCCGTCTAACATAGTTCATCTGTTAAATCCCTCTGATGAAGGATCTTAGTGTGATTTTTAATTCAGGCACATTTAGAAGTAAACTTAAATCTTTGACATAGTTGGACGCACGGTCCTGCAGCACAGAACAAACCTGGATGAAATTAATCAGAGCTTTAAAATTCTCGTGTTGTTTCCTGTATTGATGGTTTTCATTTTGACCATGTTGTCTTCTTTTAGGTCTTATACGTAAGCATTttgattttgactttttcatccTTTCGTTTAAATCAGCACACTCTGCATCTCCTGAAGTTTGTCAGTTTTGTGGGACATGAcaggaaattattttgtgatgGTAAGCGTTTAAAGAGCCCCAAAATGTTAAAGTTCACTGCTGTAATAACTGAAGATAACTCAGGTGAGCAGTTTCACCTTCTCTTTCACTTATCTTGATTTAAAAGTTACAGAGAAActgttcggagagagatttagGAGAGGACATCATTGTTGGTTCAATGAGGGGTTATGCCTTGCACAGTCAACTATAGAAATGGTGGTACTGACTCCTTCCCCTCTGTTAACTTTGTTGAaagcacaggtgtgtgtttgtaccttGACAGAGTAAGCCAGAGAGATGGTGACAGCGAGCGGTAAGCCCTCTGGGACGGCCACGACCAGCACGGTGACACCGATGATGAAGAACTTGACAAAGTACTGAATGTAGA from Notolabrus celidotus isolate fNotCel1 chromosome 11, fNotCel1.pri, whole genome shotgun sequence harbors:
- the atp2b3b gene encoding plasma membrane calcium-transporting ATPase 3b; this translates as MSTTATMGEMANSAVEFYPKGTRGRGGGGGGGRADGSNAGGDFGVTVEELRDLMELRGTDALQKIQDNYGDTEGLCQRLQSNITDGLSGDPADLERRCQTYGQNFIPPKKPKTFLELVWEALQDVTLIILEAAAIISLGLSFYQPPGKDTEACGNEAGSAEDEGEGDTGWIEGAAILLSVVCVVLVTAFNDWSKEKQFRGLQSRIEQEQKFTVVRKGNVIQIPVADMVVGDIAQVKYGDLLPADGILIQGNDMKIDESSLTGESDHVGKSAEKDPMLLSGTHVMEGSGRMLVTAVGVNSQTGIIFTLLGAGELEEEGKEKKGKQPDGAVENNQNKAKKQDGGVAMEMQPLKSAEGGEVEDREKKKTSVPKKEKSVLQGKLTKLAVQIGKAGLVMSAITVIILVLYFVINTFVVEGRTWMTECTPVYIQYFVKFFIIGVTVLVVAVPEGLPLAVTISLAYSVKKMMKDNNLVRHLDACETMGNATAICSDKTGTLTTNRMTVVQTFLGEVHHRVVPDPGQINPRTLDLLVNAIAINSAYTSKIMPPDVEGGLAKQVGNKTECGLLGFVLDLQQDYAPVREQIPEERLYKVYTFNSVRKSMSTVIKLPDGSFRLYSKGASEIMLKKCSYVLEANGEPRSFRPRDRDEMVKQVIEPMACEGLRTICIAFRDLPANPEPEWDNEAEIVTELTCITVVGIEDPVRPEVPDAIRKCQRAGITVRMVTGDNINTARAIAAKCGIIHPGDDFICLEGKDFNRRIRNEKGEIEQERIDKIWPKLRVLARSSPTDKHTLVKGIIDSTVIEQRQVVAVTGDGTNDGPALKKADVGFAMGIAGTDVAKEASDIILTDDNFSSIVKAVMWGRNVYDSISKFLQFQLTVNVVAVIVAFTGACITQDSPLKAVQMLWVNLIMDTFASLALATEPPTEDLLLRKPYGRNNPLISLTMMKNILGHGVYQLVIIFTLLFIGERMFNIDSGRNAPLHSPPSEHYTIIFNTFVLMQLFNEINARKIHGERNVFDGIFANPIFCTIVLGTFAVQIVIVQWGGKPFSCAPLNVEQWLWCLFVGVGELLWGQVIATVPTERLPCLKEAGLGLEPGEDEGEEMAEDEEEIDCAERELRRGQILWFRGLNRIQTQMEVVSTFKRSGSFQGAVRRRSSVLSQLHDVNAISTPSHVALSTATANTSPAPGNASGESIP